A genome region from Vulpes lagopus strain Blue_001 chromosome 7, ASM1834538v1, whole genome shotgun sequence includes the following:
- the ARRDC5 gene encoding LOW QUALITY PROTEIN: arrestin domain-containing protein 5 (The sequence of the model RefSeq protein was modified relative to this genomic sequence to represent the inferred CDS: inserted 1 base in 1 codon), with the protein MYLLFPTEKKKKKVVGLSFHKPARTLEFPSYLTPEQQPCLPSWPLETPSQNPGWMMSQTGDLTAAKEPGISVAWGRREDVSPPPQPPMSVVKSIELVLPKDAVYLAGSSIKGQVVLILNSTLVDPIVKVELVGRGYVEWNEEIGASRDYSRDVICNNKADYVQKMKTFPVEDNWLSAGSHTFDFHFSLPPRLPSTFTSKIGHVFYFVQASCMGREHILAKKRMYLLVQGTSDFHKENPLQNPLLVEAEKKVSYNCCSQGTICLQVQMEKNTFTPGERVIFTTEINNQTSKCIKTVIFALYAHVQYEGFTPNAERRSRADSSELLRQEANTQITPFNTTKIVSALNLPQVLSVSSSTRDSEIMSTHYELVSTVHLPWSLTSVKAKVPIIITSVPVDTASCQPLEGTALALSQEXPELSAQTSKY; encoded by the exons atgtatttgttgtttcctacagaaaaaaaaaaaaaaaaagtggttgggCTATCATTTCATAAGCCAGCGAGGACTTTGGAATTCCCCAGCTATCTCACCCCTGAACAACAGCCCTGTCTCCCCTCCTGGCCACTAGAGACCCCTTCCCAGAACCCTGGCTGGATGATGTCACAGACAGGTGACCTCACTGCGGCAAAGGAACCGGGAATCTCAGTggcatgggggaggagggaggatgttTCTccaccaccccaaccccccatgTCTGTGGTGAAGTCAATCGAATTAGTGTTGCCCAAGGATGCAGTCTACCTGGCCGGCTCCAGCATAAAAGGGCAGGTGGTTCTAATCCTGAACAGCACCCTGGTGGACCCTATAGTGAAGGTGGAGCTGGTGGGAAGGGGTTATGTGGAGTGGAATGAAGAAATCGGGGCATCCCGTGATTATAGCAGAGATGTTATTTGCAACAACAAGGCCGACTATGTGCAGAAGATGAAGACATTCCCAGTAGAGG ATAATTGGTTAAGTGCAGGCAGCCACACCTTTGACTTCCATTTCAGCTTACCTCCCAGGCTTCCTTCTACCTTCACCAGCAAAATCGGCCACGTCTTCTACTTCGTGCAAGCCTCCTGCATGGGCCGGGAGCACATTCTGGCGAAGAAGAGAATGTACTTGTTGGTTCAAGGGACTTCGGACTTCCACAAAGAAAACCCACTGCAg AACCCTCTATTGGTGGAGGCCGAGAAGAAGGTCTCCTACAACTGCTGCAGCCAGGGCACCATCTGCCTCCAAGTCCAGATGGAGAAGAACACCTTCACGCCGGGGGAGAGGGTCATCTTCACCACGGAGATCAACAACCAGACCAGCAAGTGCATCAAGACGGTCATCTTCGCCCTCTACGCCCACGTGCAATACGAGGGCTTCACCCCCAACGCAGAGCGGCGGTCACGGGCGGACAGCAGTGAGCTGCTCCGGCAGGAGGCCAACACCCAGATCACGCCTTTCAACACCACCAAGATCGTCAGCGCCCTCAACCTCCCGCAAGTGCTGTCCGTGAGCAGCAGCACGCGCGACAGCGAGATCATGAGCACCCACTACGAGCTGGTCAGCACCGTCCACCTGCCCTGGTCCCTGACCAGTGTGAAGGCCAAGGTTCCCATCATCA